In Chengkuizengella sediminis, a single window of DNA contains:
- a CDS encoding CTP synthase, translating to MTKYIFVTGGVVSSLGKGITAASLGRLLKNRGLQVMIQKFDPYINVDPGTMSPYQHGEVFVTDDGAETDLDLGHYERFIDINLTQNSNVTTGKIYSSVITKERKGEYLGGTVQVIPHITNEIKERVFRSGKESGADVVITEIGGTVGDIESLPFLEAIRQIKSDIGRDNVMYIHVTLIPYLKAAGELKTKPTQHSVKELRSLGIQPNVIVCRTEQKLSVDMKNKLALFCDIDPNAVIEARDADTLYEIPLMLLDQHMDEIVVNHLKLETKPPEMKEWNQLVNKVKQLKHKTEIAIVGKYVALHDAYLSIVESLSHAGFEHQAEVSIRWVDAEEVNDENVHDLLHGVGGILVPGGFGDRGIEGKVSAIKYARENKVPFFGICLGMQVAVIEFARSVADLENANSSEINSETPHPVIDLLPEQKDIEDLGGTMRLGAYPCKLEKNTLAYESYGSDLINERHRHRYEFNNDYRELLENAGLKVSGTSPDGRLVEMIELPDHPWFLASQFHPEFTSRPNRPQKMFTGFIKAALNNK from the coding sequence GTGACTAAGTATATATTTGTAACTGGAGGAGTAGTGTCTTCCTTAGGGAAGGGAATCACTGCTGCTTCATTGGGTAGATTGTTAAAAAACAGAGGTTTACAAGTCATGATCCAAAAATTTGATCCTTATATTAATGTAGACCCTGGAACGATGAGTCCTTACCAACATGGGGAAGTATTTGTTACTGATGATGGTGCAGAAACAGATTTAGATTTAGGGCATTATGAGCGGTTTATTGACATTAACCTGACTCAAAACAGTAATGTAACTACAGGGAAAATCTATTCTTCCGTTATTACAAAAGAACGTAAAGGTGAATACTTAGGAGGAACCGTTCAGGTTATTCCACATATTACAAACGAGATTAAAGAGCGAGTTTTTCGTTCAGGGAAAGAATCTGGAGCAGATGTGGTTATTACTGAAATTGGTGGTACTGTCGGTGATATTGAAAGTTTACCGTTTTTAGAAGCGATTCGACAAATCAAAAGTGATATTGGTAGAGATAATGTGATGTATATTCATGTGACATTAATTCCTTATTTAAAAGCGGCAGGAGAATTAAAAACCAAACCAACTCAACATAGTGTGAAAGAGTTAAGAAGTTTAGGGATCCAGCCAAATGTCATCGTATGTCGAACAGAACAAAAGTTGTCTGTAGATATGAAAAATAAGCTAGCACTGTTCTGTGATATTGATCCAAATGCTGTAATTGAAGCAAGAGACGCAGATACTTTGTATGAAATTCCGTTAATGCTGCTTGACCAACATATGGACGAAATTGTAGTGAACCATTTAAAACTTGAAACAAAACCCCCGGAAATGAAAGAATGGAATCAACTAGTAAATAAAGTGAAACAGCTGAAACATAAAACTGAGATTGCGATTGTTGGAAAGTATGTTGCTTTACATGATGCTTATTTAAGTATTGTAGAATCCTTAAGTCATGCTGGGTTTGAGCATCAAGCAGAAGTTTCCATTCGTTGGGTTGATGCAGAAGAGGTCAACGATGAAAATGTACATGATCTACTTCATGGAGTAGGTGGCATACTAGTACCTGGTGGATTCGGTGATCGTGGAATTGAAGGAAAAGTAAGTGCCATTAAATATGCCCGAGAAAACAAAGTTCCATTTTTCGGTATTTGTTTAGGGATGCAGGTTGCAGTGATAGAGTTTGCACGTTCAGTTGCTGATTTGGAAAATGCTAATAGCTCTGAAATTAATTCAGAAACACCTCATCCTGTCATTGACTTGTTACCAGAGCAAAAGGATATTGAAGACTTAGGTGGAACGATGAGACTAGGGGCTTATCCTTGTAAATTAGAAAAAAATACTTTAGCATATGAGAGTTACGGATCGGATTTAATCAATGAAAGACATCGTCATCGTTATGAATTTAATAATGATTATAGAGAATTATTAGAAAATGCAGGATTGAAAGTTTCTGGAACTTCTCCAGATGGAAGGCTTGTTGAAATGATTGAACTTCCAGATCA
- the rpoE gene encoding DNA-directed RNA polymerase subunit delta: MSSQYTINLTAEEIKEIPMVDLAFMIFKSTNKQFFYRDLMKEIAKVKSLSGKEVDKVIAQLYTEINIDGRFACIGNNIWGLKRWYTLDKAEEISNKPKVINDDDDDLEDEKEMFSDEIENNDAFVGEGNNTDEIISEDDEDLDENEEIEEEADEISLDEEMEKEMDEDNDEDSSY; this comes from the coding sequence ATGAGCAGTCAATATACAATAAATCTTACCGCTGAGGAAATAAAAGAAATACCAATGGTTGATTTAGCATTTATGATTTTCAAATCAACAAATAAACAATTTTTCTATCGTGATTTGATGAAAGAAATCGCAAAGGTTAAAAGTTTATCTGGAAAAGAAGTCGATAAGGTTATTGCACAGTTATACACTGAAATTAACATTGATGGACGTTTTGCATGCATCGGAAATAACATTTGGGGTTTAAAAAGATGGTACACTTTGGATAAAGCCGAAGAAATATCTAATAAACCAAAAGTGATCAATGATGATGATGATGATCTTGAAGATGAAAAAGAAATGTTTTCTGATGAAATTGAAAATAACGATGCGTTCGTTGGTGAAGGAAATAATACGGATGAAATCATCAGCGAAGATGATGAAGATCTTGATGAAAATGAAGAAATAGAAGAAGAAGCGGATGAAATTAGTCTAGATGAAGAAATGGAAAAAGAGATGGATGAAGACAACGATGAGGATAGTTCGTACTAG
- a CDS encoding S8 family peptidase, which translates to MNFSKFLKHLNHHIVTKQSVTRQIIRFNNRKEFQSCLRQIKKLKPSLSKLSHIQPIGIIHAISCPLQSSKNLINHPAIRFIEKDTKIKMHAPTNFNPLYSSIETELKPSIPWGVQEIKAPQVWKYTKGDGIKISVIDTGVDFNHPDLKDQLRRGFNFIYPHMPPWDDNGHGTHIAGTIAASNEQKGIVGTAPKAQLHPIKAFDHKGTAYSSDIIQAIEWSIRNQMNIINMSFGMSYRSQSLLDAIKQANELGIITVASSGNDGKKETVDYPARFTPTISVGATSTKKRLASFSNKGKNIDIYAPGEKIFSTWPNRKYVELNGTSMATSHVSGIIALMLSINPNLSPVKIKTILKKTGTPISSSNKKITPKEINAVRAVKAVKKIKTT; encoded by the coding sequence TTGAATTTCTCCAAATTTTTAAAACATCTAAATCATCATATCGTTACTAAGCAGTCTGTGACACGTCAAATTATTCGATTTAATAATCGGAAAGAATTTCAGAGTTGCTTGCGTCAAATAAAAAAGTTAAAACCGTCTTTATCCAAACTGTCACATATTCAGCCCATTGGGATCATTCATGCTATTTCTTGTCCCTTACAATCCAGTAAAAACCTTATAAATCATCCAGCTATTCGATTCATTGAAAAGGATACAAAGATAAAAATGCACGCACCAACAAACTTTAATCCCTTATATTCTTCCATTGAAACTGAATTAAAACCATCCATCCCATGGGGTGTTCAGGAAATCAAAGCACCTCAAGTATGGAAATATACAAAAGGAGACGGAATCAAGATTTCCGTTATTGATACTGGAGTGGATTTTAATCACCCTGATCTGAAAGACCAATTACGTAGAGGGTTCAATTTTATATATCCTCACATGCCACCATGGGATGATAACGGACATGGAACTCATATCGCAGGCACAATTGCTGCATCAAACGAACAGAAGGGCATCGTAGGGACAGCTCCAAAGGCACAGTTACATCCAATCAAAGCATTTGATCATAAAGGAACAGCTTATTCATCTGATATCATTCAAGCCATTGAATGGAGTATTCGGAATCAAATGAACATTATTAATATGAGCTTTGGAATGAGTTATCGCAGCCAGTCTTTATTAGATGCTATAAAACAAGCGAATGAATTAGGCATCATCACTGTTGCTTCTTCAGGAAATGATGGAAAAAAAGAAACCGTAGATTATCCTGCTCGATTTACTCCAACGATCTCTGTCGGGGCAACCTCTACTAAAAAACGCCTTGCCTCCTTTAGTAATAAAGGAAAAAACATTGATATTTACGCACCAGGAGAAAAGATTTTTTCCACCTGGCCAAATCGAAAATATGTTGAGTTAAACGGAACATCGATGGCTACTTCTCATGTCTCAGGCATCATAGCCCTTATGTTATCCATCAATCCAAATCTAAGTCCTGTAAAAATTAAAACGATATTAAAGAAAACAGGAACACCTATAAGTAGTTCAAATAAGAAAATAACACCAAAAGAGATTAATGCTGTGAGGGCTGTAAAGGCTGTTAAAAAAATTAAAACAACATAA
- the argS gene encoding arginine--tRNA ligase, whose protein sequence is MSVLEKVKDRLIQSINKAAVQSEIVSVDQLPEVTLEVPKDKSFGDFSTNIAMQLTRIAKRNPRQIAEQIKENLNYVEAGVENVEIAGPGFINFFLDKSYLHQVISDVLEKGARYGALQVGNSEKIQIEFVSANPTGSLHLGHARGAAVGDALSNLLDFAGYDISREYYINDAGNQIDNLAKSIEARYMEQLGKDMVMPEDGYHGEDIIQFAKDLVSEEGDRLLSLGDIDKFEYFKRYGLEKELQKLKDDLTRFGVEFDVWFSETSLYQEKKTDAVLEELDKKGHTYEQDGAKWLRTTPFGDDKDRVLIKNDGSFTYLTPDIAYHKDKFNRGFNQLINIWGADHHGYIPRMKAAITALGYEPNQLIVLISQMVSLFQNGEKVKMSKRTGKAVTMKELMDEVGVDAIRYFFTMRSIDSHLDFDMDLAISTSNENPVYYVQYAYARICSIFRQADEQGITILPLEQIDISLLNTESEFNLLLKVATLYDEVQVATEQYAPHRIIRYVYELASLFHSYYKAQRVILEDDEKLTQARLIFLSALKTVFENCFSIIGISAPEKM, encoded by the coding sequence GTGAGTGTTTTAGAAAAAGTAAAGGATAGGCTTATACAATCCATAAATAAAGCGGCTGTGCAGTCTGAGATCGTTTCAGTTGATCAGTTGCCTGAAGTTACTCTTGAAGTACCAAAAGATAAATCATTTGGGGATTTTTCAACGAATATTGCCATGCAGTTAACTCGAATTGCAAAAAGAAACCCTAGACAAATTGCAGAACAAATCAAAGAAAATCTTAATTATGTAGAAGCAGGCGTTGAGAATGTAGAGATTGCAGGACCTGGTTTTATTAATTTTTTCTTAGATAAAAGTTATTTACATCAAGTGATTTCAGATGTATTGGAAAAAGGAGCTAGATACGGGGCTCTTCAAGTAGGAAATAGTGAAAAAATCCAGATTGAATTTGTCAGTGCGAATCCAACAGGCAGCCTTCACTTAGGACATGCTCGTGGTGCAGCTGTTGGGGATGCATTAAGTAATCTGCTAGATTTTGCAGGTTATGATATATCGAGAGAATATTATATTAATGATGCTGGAAATCAGATTGATAATTTAGCTAAATCTATTGAAGCTAGGTATATGGAACAGCTGGGAAAAGATATGGTTATGCCTGAAGATGGATACCATGGCGAAGATATTATTCAATTTGCTAAAGACTTAGTATCCGAAGAAGGTGATCGACTTCTTTCCCTTGGAGATATTGATAAATTTGAATATTTTAAACGTTACGGATTAGAAAAAGAATTACAAAAGTTAAAAGATGATTTAACACGTTTTGGAGTGGAGTTTGATGTCTGGTTTAGTGAAACCTCCCTTTATCAAGAGAAAAAAACGGATGCAGTTTTAGAGGAACTTGACAAGAAGGGACATACATACGAGCAAGATGGTGCAAAGTGGTTACGAACAACGCCATTTGGCGACGATAAAGACCGTGTATTAATCAAAAACGATGGTTCTTTCACTTATTTAACACCAGATATTGCTTATCATAAAGATAAATTTAATCGTGGCTTCAATCAACTTATTAATATTTGGGGAGCAGATCATCATGGTTATATTCCGAGAATGAAAGCCGCAATTACCGCATTAGGATATGAACCTAATCAATTAATCGTGCTTATTTCTCAAATGGTAAGTTTGTTTCAAAACGGTGAGAAGGTAAAAATGTCGAAAAGAACAGGCAAAGCGGTCACCATGAAGGAGTTAATGGATGAAGTAGGTGTAGATGCGATTCGTTATTTCTTTACGATGCGTAGTATTGATTCTCATTTAGATTTTGATATGGATTTAGCTATTTCTACCTCAAATGAAAACCCAGTGTATTATGTGCAATATGCTTATGCACGTATATGTAGTATTTTTCGTCAAGCAGATGAGCAAGGAATTACAATCTTGCCATTGGAACAGATTGACATTAGCTTATTAAACACAGAGTCTGAATTTAACTTATTGTTAAAAGTGGCTACGTTGTATGATGAAGTGCAAGTTGCAACAGAACAATATGCACCTCATCGTATTATTCGATATGTATATGAGCTAGCTTCCCTTTTCCATAGTTATTATAAAGCACAAAGGGTTATTTTAGAGGACGATGAGAAACTGACTCAGGCAAGATTAATTTTTCTATCTGCATTGAAGACTGTCTTTGAAAATTGTTTCAGCATCATTGGGATTTCTGCACCTGAAAAAATGTAA
- a CDS encoding DUF1934 domain-containing protein has product MSESKKVSLRIESNSDEQQIVQNVTGEYFQKGDTVYYRYEEPDHNMGRTNTTIKIKGNDIRVVRHGDTQSEQSFQLDSLQPGYYHTATGKMNISNKATEINIELNQGYGQISWSYELYLDDEHAGDFKLKIQIQEETES; this is encoded by the coding sequence ATGTCAGAAAGCAAAAAAGTCTCTCTACGTATTGAAAGTAATAGTGATGAACAACAAATTGTTCAAAATGTAACGGGAGAATATTTTCAAAAAGGTGACACTGTTTATTATCGTTATGAAGAACCTGATCATAACATGGGTAGAACCAATACAACGATAAAAATTAAAGGAAATGACATTAGAGTTGTCCGTCATGGGGATACTCAATCCGAGCAGTCATTTCAACTTGATAGTTTACAACCGGGTTATTATCATACAGCAACAGGAAAAATGAACATATCAAATAAAGCAACTGAAATAAATATTGAATTGAATCAAGGTTATGGGCAAATCTCTTGGTCTTATGAATTATATTTAGATGATGAACATGCCGGAGATTTTAAATTAAAGATTCAAATACAGGAGGAGACAGAGTCGTGA
- the speB gene encoding agmatinase, whose protein sequence is MRLNEAYSGKVFINSSNDYENSSAIIYGMPMDFTVSFRPGSRFGPARIREASIGLEEYSPYLDRSIEDITYFDAGDLMLPFGNASRSLDMIGEYVGGLLQDGKFPLGLGGEHLVTWPVIREMYKKYPGLALIHIDAHADLRDHYEGEVLSHSTPVKKAVELMGGSNIYQYGIRSGSREEFKFGKKHVNFHPFEVLEPLKKSLPSLAGRPIYVTIDIDVLDPSAAPGTGTAEAGGITSKELIAAIHEISRSDARVVGADVVEVAPIYDPTEQTPIVASKLIREILLGFVK, encoded by the coding sequence ATGCGTTTAAATGAAGCTTACTCTGGAAAAGTGTTTATAAACAGTTCTAATGATTATGAAAATTCAAGTGCTATCATATATGGAATGCCTATGGATTTTACCGTAAGTTTTCGTCCAGGTTCACGTTTTGGTCCTGCTAGGATACGTGAAGCCTCCATTGGTTTGGAGGAGTATAGTCCTTATTTAGATCGGTCTATTGAAGACATTACTTATTTTGATGCAGGAGATTTAATGCTTCCATTTGGGAATGCATCACGTAGCTTAGACATGATCGGAGAGTACGTAGGAGGTTTGCTGCAAGATGGTAAGTTCCCACTAGGTTTAGGTGGGGAACATTTAGTCACTTGGCCAGTTATAAGAGAAATGTACAAAAAATACCCTGGTCTTGCACTCATTCATATCGATGCACATGCAGATTTACGTGACCACTACGAAGGTGAAGTGCTTTCTCATTCTACACCAGTAAAAAAAGCAGTGGAGCTTATGGGAGGAAGTAACATTTATCAGTATGGCATTCGCTCAGGAAGCCGTGAAGAATTTAAGTTCGGAAAAAAACATGTGAACTTTCATCCTTTTGAAGTATTAGAACCTTTAAAGAAAAGTTTGCCTAGTTTAGCAGGGCGACCCATTTATGTCACCATTGATATTGATGTTTTAGATCCTTCTGCAGCACCTGGAACCGGTACGGCTGAAGCGGGTGGCATTACTTCAAAAGAATTGATTGCAGCAATACACGAAATTTCTCGATCAGATGCAAGGGTTGTTGGGGCGGATGTAGTAGAAGTAGCTCCAATTTATGATCCAACAGAGCAAACACCGATTGTTGCTTCAAAATTAATTCGTGAGATATTGTTAGGTTTTGTAAAATAA
- the speE gene encoding polyamine aminopropyltransferase, which produces MELWYTEKQTDHFGITAKITQTLVEEQTDFQHLAIIDTIEFGRMLVLDGMVMTTIKDEFVYHEMVAHPVLHTHPNPKHVLVVGGGDGGVIREVLKHPEVEKAVLVEIDGKVIEYSKKYLPEIAGELDNPRVEVIVNDGYMHIHENKNTYDVIMVDSTEPVGPAVQLFEKGFYQGIYDALKEDGIFVAQTDNPWFKGDLIQKVNQDVKEIFPIVKVYQANIPTYPSGLWTFMMGSKTVDPLNIDENKIPELPTKYYTPNLHKAAFALPRFVEDLVNPK; this is translated from the coding sequence ATGGAGTTATGGTATACGGAAAAACAAACAGACCATTTTGGAATTACAGCCAAAATTACACAAACTTTAGTGGAGGAACAGACAGACTTCCAACACTTAGCGATTATAGATACGATTGAATTTGGACGTATGTTAGTTTTAGACGGTATGGTTATGACTACGATCAAAGATGAATTTGTTTATCATGAAATGGTTGCACATCCAGTTTTACATACACATCCGAACCCTAAACATGTACTTGTGGTTGGTGGGGGAGATGGAGGAGTCATTCGTGAGGTTCTAAAACATCCGGAAGTTGAAAAGGCCGTTTTAGTTGAAATTGACGGGAAAGTCATCGAATACTCTAAAAAATATTTACCTGAAATAGCGGGTGAATTAGACAATCCACGTGTAGAAGTTATTGTAAATGATGGCTACATGCACATCCATGAAAATAAAAATACGTATGATGTGATTATGGTAGATTCAACCGAGCCAGTTGGACCTGCAGTTCAACTATTTGAAAAAGGTTTTTATCAAGGGATTTATGATGCTTTAAAAGAAGACGGGATTTTCGTCGCTCAAACAGATAATCCATGGTTTAAAGGCGATTTGATTCAAAAAGTGAATCAAGATGTGAAAGAGATTTTCCCGATTGTAAAAGTATATCAAGCGAATATTCCTACATATCCAAGTGGATTGTGGACTTTTATGATGGGAAGTAAAACGGTGGATCCTTTAAATATAGATGAAAATAAAATACCTGAATTGCCAACAAAATATTACACGCCAAATTTACACAAGGCTGCTTTTGCTTTGCCTAGATTTGTCGAAGATTTAGTCAATCCTAAATAA
- a CDS encoding transglycosylase domain-containing protein yields MIKKLTTVLFSLFIICTISFVVFLIYLRTQPLPVTSIPQTSYVYDLQGQAIDSFYVGENREVVSLDDISTYVIQATLAVEDHRYFDHFGFDLKGVTRAAIVNLQNMDKGQGASTITQQLARNLYLTHEKTWTRKIKEAIYTIQLEMQYSKKEILELYLNEIYYGHATYGIQAASQHFFNKDAKDLTLAESTLIAGIPKGPAYYSPFLDLENSKNRQYVVLQAMVNSGLISDQEADTAYKEQLNFSSGEKNSKAFAPYFVDYVRKLAIEKININEEDFNQGGYQIYTTLDTNAQKIAEEIVEDKMEDKNELQVALISIDPRNGYVKAMVGGSNYEKNQYNRVFADTRQPGSAFKPILYLTALQLNELSAVSQFKSEPTAFTYDDGKKSYMPSNFGDKYPHDYIDLRQAIAQSDNIYAVHTILQVGAENVISTARTLGITSPMQPLPSLALGTYPVSPFEMAYAFGTIANQGIKAEPIAILRIEDAFGNNLYEAEPQAKQVIDPAYTYIMTNLMKGIFDSGGTGNRVSKILKRPVAAKTGTTNTDSWMVGFTPELSTAVWIGYDKDLTISPVESMLASPIFAEYTERTLEAIPPKLFPVPDEVVSVYVDVKSGKLATEDCPDSRLETFVRGTEPTEYCLIHSTDDSDLDPVTQQEDVESEESSWWNDLKRWWNN; encoded by the coding sequence ATGATTAAAAAACTGACAACCGTTCTATTTTCATTATTTATCATTTGCACGATTAGTTTTGTTGTGTTCCTGATCTATTTGAGAACCCAGCCACTCCCAGTTACGAGTATACCTCAAACGTCCTATGTGTATGATCTACAAGGACAAGCCATTGACAGTTTTTATGTAGGTGAGAATAGAGAAGTTGTATCTCTTGATGATATCTCCACTTATGTCATCCAAGCCACGTTAGCTGTTGAAGACCATCGTTACTTTGATCATTTTGGTTTTGATTTAAAAGGAGTCACTCGTGCAGCCATTGTTAATTTACAAAACATGGATAAAGGACAAGGAGCTAGTACCATTACTCAGCAGCTTGCAAGAAATTTGTATTTAACACATGAAAAAACTTGGACTAGAAAAATAAAAGAAGCCATTTATACGATTCAATTAGAGATGCAATATAGTAAAAAAGAGATTTTGGAATTATATTTAAATGAAATATATTATGGACATGCCACATACGGAATTCAGGCCGCATCACAGCACTTTTTCAATAAGGATGCTAAGGATTTAACCTTGGCTGAAAGTACACTCATTGCTGGAATTCCTAAAGGTCCTGCCTATTATTCACCATTTTTAGATCTTGAAAACTCAAAGAACAGACAATATGTTGTATTACAGGCTATGGTCAATTCAGGTTTGATTTCTGATCAAGAGGCAGACACTGCCTATAAAGAGCAGTTAAATTTCAGTTCAGGTGAAAAAAATAGCAAAGCTTTTGCACCTTATTTTGTGGACTATGTTCGCAAGCTTGCAATCGAGAAAATTAATATAAACGAAGAGGACTTTAATCAAGGTGGTTATCAAATCTACACAACCTTGGATACAAACGCTCAAAAAATAGCTGAAGAAATCGTTGAGGATAAGATGGAGGATAAAAACGAGTTACAAGTCGCTTTAATCTCTATTGATCCAAGGAACGGGTATGTAAAAGCAATGGTTGGCGGTTCAAATTATGAAAAAAATCAATATAATCGAGTATTTGCGGATACTCGTCAGCCAGGTTCAGCCTTTAAGCCTATTTTATATTTAACTGCACTTCAGTTAAACGAATTATCTGCTGTTTCACAATTCAAAAGTGAGCCTACAGCTTTCACTTATGATGATGGAAAAAAATCATACATGCCTAGCAATTTTGGAGATAAATATCCTCATGATTATATAGATCTGCGTCAAGCGATTGCACAATCAGATAATATTTATGCCGTTCATACGATACTGCAGGTTGGTGCTGAAAATGTCATTTCTACTGCTCGCACATTAGGAATTACAAGTCCGATGCAGCCATTGCCTTCTTTAGCATTAGGAACTTATCCCGTTAGTCCATTTGAAATGGCGTATGCTTTTGGTACGATTGCAAATCAGGGGATAAAAGCAGAACCTATTGCCATTCTAAGAATCGAGGATGCTTTTGGGAATAACCTTTATGAAGCTGAACCTCAAGCTAAACAAGTTATAGACCCTGCATACACTTATATCATGACCAATTTGATGAAAGGTATCTTTGATTCTGGTGGGACAGGCAATCGTGTATCAAAAATATTAAAAAGACCTGTTGCTGCTAAAACAGGGACGACTAACACAGATTCTTGGATGGTTGGGTTTACTCCTGAGCTTTCCACAGCCGTTTGGATTGGATATGACAAAGATTTAACGATTAGTCCAGTGGAATCCATGTTGGCTTCTCCCATATTTGCTGAGTATACAGAGCGTACTCTAGAAGCTATTCCACCAAAACTTTTCCCAGTCCCAGATGAAGTTGTGAGTGTATATGTAGATGTAAAATCGGGAAAGTTGGCCACAGAGGATTGTCCTGATTCACGATTAGAAACGTTTGTTAGAGGTACAGAGCCTACGGAATATTGTTTGATCCATTCTACTGACGATTCCGATCTTGATCCAGTAACTCAACAGGAGGATGTGGAGAGTGAAGAGTCATCATGGTGGAACGACTTGAAACGATGGTGGAATAACTAA
- a CDS encoding MerR family transcriptional regulator: protein MYKIGELSKRFNLSRSTLLYYDSIDILKSSSRTQANYRLYTDDDFDRLERICMYRDMGIELDDIKTLLDDKSENIEILETALVRMERNIEKIRHKQKKIMGVIKKNTDNHLTGREIFTSVLRTLGFTEDDMKKFHAEYEVNDEAGHTAFLEFLGLTNKEIEEVKEHIK from the coding sequence TTGTATAAAATAGGAGAATTAAGTAAGCGATTTAATTTATCAAGGAGTACATTACTCTATTACGATTCAATTGATATTTTAAAATCATCCTCAAGAACACAGGCTAATTATAGATTATATACTGACGATGATTTTGACCGTTTGGAACGTATATGTATGTATAGAGATATGGGTATTGAACTTGATGATATAAAAACTTTATTAGATGACAAAAGTGAAAACATAGAAATACTCGAAACTGCCTTAGTTAGAATGGAAAGAAACATAGAAAAGATTAGACATAAGCAAAAAAAAATAATGGGAGTAATTAAAAAAAATACAGATAATCATTTGACTGGTAGAGAGATATTTACATCTGTTTTAAGAACTCTTGGATTTACGGAAGATGATATGAAGAAGTTTCACGCTGAATATGAAGTGAATGACGAAGCTGGTCACACTGCTTTTTTAGAATTTTTAGGACTAACCAATAAGGAAATTGAAGAAGTAAAGGAACATATAAAATAA
- a CDS encoding GntR family transcriptional regulator, which produces MINKNSPLPIYYQLAELIKGKIVNGDMQAGDLIPSERQFSEQFHISRMTVRQAINNLVNEGYLYRHKGKGTFVSSKKLEHKFIGELTSFTEDMKQEGYEPSSQWIHFEKIPASKEIADYLKIEANELVYEMKRVRLADQVPIAIETVYMSAQLIPNLTQQQMEQQSLYQYIEKQYGVNIVDGVQTIESTIASVQEAIFLKVSEGAPILRMQQQTFLEGKTPLEFVISSYRADRYKFTIEIRRTF; this is translated from the coding sequence ATGATTAATAAAAATTCTCCGCTACCTATTTATTATCAACTTGCAGAACTTATTAAAGGGAAAATAGTGAATGGAGACATGCAAGCAGGGGATTTGATACCTTCTGAACGTCAATTTTCAGAACAGTTTCATATCAGTCGCATGACGGTAAGACAAGCCATTAACAATCTAGTTAACGAGGGGTATTTGTATAGACACAAAGGAAAAGGTACATTTGTATCAAGCAAAAAACTAGAACATAAATTTATCGGCGAACTAACTAGCTTTACAGAAGATATGAAACAAGAAGGATATGAGCCGAGTAGTCAATGGATTCATTTTGAAAAGATTCCAGCTTCCAAAGAAATTGCTGATTACTTAAAAATTGAAGCTAATGAATTAGTGTATGAAATGAAACGTGTGCGTTTAGCCGATCAAGTGCCAATAGCGATTGAAACAGTTTATATGTCAGCACAGCTCATACCCAATTTAACCCAACAACAAATGGAACAACAATCATTATATCAGTACATTGAAAAACAATATGGTGTGAACATCGTTGATGGAGTTCAGACGATAGAATCAACTATTGCTTCAGTACAGGAAGCGATTTTTTTGAAAGTATCAGAAGGAGCACCAATATTACGCATGCAACAGCAAACCTTTTTAGAGGGTAAAACTCCTTTAGAATTTGTTATATCCTCCTATCGTGCTGATCGGTATAAGTTTACGATTGAAATAAGAAGGACGTTTTAA